The DNA region CGAAGCACGCTCAAGCGCAGATGCGGGAGCACGCAGTCTCGGAGGAGCACGCATCCCCTGAACTGCGGCCAGCTCAGGCTGATACTCCTCCGCTTCAATTGTTCGGATGATCTTTCCTTCAGGGTCCAAAATATCCAATGTTACGTCTCCTATCTGCTCCTCTTTGAAGTAGTAATCAATGACCACACCAGATCGGGGATAGGAGGGTGCAGCACTGCCACCGGAACTTGAATTATACCTCACTCGATACGTATCCCGTATTGGAAACAAATAAGCATCTGAATTCACGATGTCCGGAGTGACATGATGCAGAGCAGTAATATTATCCAGGATCCAAAACCCTCGACCCATGGTTGACAAGACCAAATCCTCACGATGAACCTTCAAATCTGTAATTGGCGTCACGGGTAGGCTCTGTTGGAATTTTTTCCAAGTTTTGCCATCATCAAATGAGATAAACAAGCCAAACTCGGTTCCTGCATACAGTAGTCCTTTTCTTCCTGGATCCTCTCGAATGACGCGCGTCGGATAATCATGCGGGATCCCATTTTTCCCGTCCGTTAATCTCGTCCAAGTTGCCCCAAAATCGTCCGTCCGGTAGATATAGGGCTCAAAATCTCCAAGTAAATACCGATACCCAGCCACATATGCCTTACCCTCGGCGTGGGGGGAGGGATCAATGGTTTGAATCCGCCCTTCGGGTGGCATATCTGGTGGGGTCACGTTGGTCCATGTCTGTCCACCATTCTGCGTCACATGCACTGGACCATCATTGGCCCCAGTCCAGATGACGTTCCCATTAATCGGAGAGACCTCAATCACATAGAGCGCACTGTAGTGTTCTTCTCCAGTGATATCTCTCGTAATTGGGCTACCACTGATTACCTGACGCTCGGACCTGAACGCAGTCAGGTCATCACTGATCGTCTCCCAAGTGCGCCCCTCATCCGTTGTACGGTGCACAAACTGGGATCCATGGTAAATAACACTGGGGTCGTGGGGGGAGATTTCAATCGGAACTACCCGCTGAAAGCGATACGGCAACTCACGCGGATTCACACCATACATGTTGACGCCCCCAACATAATAGGACTGCTGCTGCCCGGTGGCACGGTTATAGCGTCTGAAGGTGCCTTTACAATTGCTGTAGACGATCATTGGATCCACCGGATGAGGGACCGATGGCCCCGTTTCACATCCTCCGATCGCTTCCCAGTGTGCGGTAACTCCCCCTGGGCGAAAATCTGGGGGTAAGCTTGGAACGGCAATCGTAGAGTTGTCCTGCTGCCCTGCATATGCCCAATATGGAAACCGTTCATCCACATCAACCTGATAGAGCTCAGCTGTGGGTTGATTATGCTGCGAGGACCATGTTCTGCCACCATCCCGTGTAACATTTGCCCCGCCATCGTTCGACTGAACGATGATGAGCGGATCATCGGGATTGATCCACATATCATGATTATCCCCATGTGGAGTCCCGACTCTCGTCCACTCCTGCCCTCCATTCTCTGAGCGCCAAAGCGCAAGATTGTTAACCCAGACTACATCCGCATCTGTCGGGTCCGCATCTACATTCGTATAATAAAAGGGGCGGGTCATCAGGTAACCTTCCGTGCTGACTACATGCCAGGTCATCCCCATATCATTGGATCGATAGAGGCCTTCTTCCTCCGGAACCGCTTCAACCAATGCATAGACCCGGCTGGGATCTGCAGGGCTTACCGCAAAATCAATCTTACCAATCAACCCCTGGGGTAATCCATCCGTACTCCTGGACCAAGTTTTACCTGCGTCACGCGAGACATAAATCCCGTTTTCAGAGCCATCATCTCCACTGATGATCGTCCAGGGTTTGCGTTCCGCTCTCCATAATGCAGCGTAGATAACATCTGAATTCTCCGGTGCAAGCTCAAGGTCTACTGCCCCCGTCCGCTCTGAAATAAACAGTACATGCTCCCAGGTTTCCCCGCCATCAATGGACTTAAATACGCCACGCTCTGGATTTGAGCCAAATGGATTCCCCAACGCCGCCACATAGACAACCTGTGGATTGGTCGGATGGATGACGACCGAACCAATCTGGCCTGCATCCCGAAGCCCAATATGCATCCACGACTCGCCACCATTCACGGACTTGTACATCCCCCGACCGATGATCACATTGCTGCGAATCCCATCTGATCCCGTTCCCACATAAACAACCTGGGGATTACTGTCGGCTACATCAATAGAACCGATTGAACCGGTTTCAAAATATCCATCGGAAATATTTTCCCAACTTGCTCCATAATCTGTCGTCTTCCAGACTCCTCCCCCCGTTGCCCCCATGTAAAATGTCTCAGGGGTATCTCTATGCCCGGTTACCGTGGTCACTCTCCCTCCACGTGACGGGCCGATATAGCGAAACTCCAAATCGTCGAAGAGCTCTGCCGTTTGTGCTTCAGCTGTAGCACTCAAATGTATCCAGCCAAGTCCAAAAAGCAGAATGGCAATGTACCTGTTTATCAACATAATTCTATTCCAGTGTGATTCCAGGGTGTAAACTACGCAGTAATTTCGATACCTAAATACTGTGAGATGTGGTTCAGGATCGTAATCACCAGTGGAATCCATTAAAATTTTCGGCTCCATACACTTGGCCAGCGCTCAACGACGACCTTGGTTTGTGTATAGAATTCCACTCCGTGCTTGCCCTGGGCGTGGAGGGAGCCAAAGAAGCTGTCTTTCCAGCCACTGAACGGGTAAAAAGGCATTGGAGCAGCAACACCCAGATTAATTCCGAGATTACCGGCATCCACTTCATACCGAAATTTTCGAGCTGCAGCACCACTCCTGGTAAACAGGCAGGCCATGTTACCGTACGCCTGTGAGTTGATCAGCTCAATCGTATGATCCAGGTTCGCCGTGTGCATCAATCCGAACACGGGTCCAAATATTTCCGTCTTCGCGAGTGTACTACCAGGATCTATGTCATCAATGAGCGTAGGGAACACCCAATTCCCATTGTTAAACCCATCTACCGTCCTCCCTCGCCCATCAACCAAAATGCGTGCACCTTCTTTCTCGCTCACCCCCACCATCTCTTCAATCGATGTTTGACTTTCCGGTGTGATGACCGGTCCCATTTCTGAAGCCTCATCCAGTCCGTACCCGACCTTGCGCATGCGGGCGGCTTCCGCCATTGCCTCCGTAAATACATCCCGTGCGTCCCCTACAGTTACCGCCAGACTATTTGCCAGACATCGCTGACCGGCACATCCAAACGCTGAGTCGGCCAGAATTTCCGAGGTCAACCCCATTTCGGCATCCTCTAAAATGACCGCTACGTTTTTAGCCCCTCCCTGGCACTGAACCCGCTTCCCATGTTTTGCAGCTTTTGCATACACAT from Rhodothermaceae bacterium includes:
- a CDS encoding CoA-acylating methylmalonate-semialdehyde dehydrogenase, which codes for MSSTAELKHFIGGVWESSQTDDILKGINPATGEAISLIPMASSAEVDMAVRKGQDAFVEWRRTPVTERVQYLFALRQLLEQHFEEIASMMTQECGKTIVESRAELRRGVENVEVACGMPSLIQGYNNEDVASGIDEHMIRQPLGVVVAITPFNFPGMIPLWFLPYAIAAGNCFILKPSEKVPQTGAWLMRLLNEVGLPKGVVQMVHGGKETVDALIEHPLTRAISFVGSTRIARYVYAKAAKHGKRVQCQGGAKNVAVILEDAEMGLTSEILADSAFGCAGQRCLANSLAVTVGDARDVFTEAMAEAARMRKVGYGLDEASEMGPVITPESQTSIEEMVGVSEKEGARILVDGRGRTVDGFNNGNWVFPTLIDDIDPGSTLAKTEIFGPVFGLMHTANLDHTIELINSQAYGNMACLFTRSGAAARKFRYEVDAGNLGINLGVAAPMPFYPFSGWKDSFFGSLHAQGKHGVEFYTQTKVVVERWPSVWSRKF